From the Jilunia laotingensis genome, the window GCCGGTGCTTATGGCGTACAGGAATGGATCGGTTTTATTGGCGTAGAAGCGATCTCGGGGAGTTATTTTAATGTGATGGGATTGCCTATACAACGGTTGTATAAGGAATTGAAACAATTATAAAAGGTCTTATCTGGAAATAGGAAGGATTTAGGAACTGTATTATGAAAATGTGTGACATCTGCATGAGTCCCCGGTTCGAGATATTTCCTGGCTACGGGGAACACTTTGCAGGTCACCGATGAAGGACCCGTTGGTCACCGATGAAGAGGTGGTTCATCACCGATGAAGGGGTCGTTCATCACCGAGGTGGAAATACTATTTGAATAGTCTGAAAATCAGATGTTTGCTTCTACGGTTTTTGTTGAATGAATATACGGGACAACAATTTGGTGAACTGTACGCCACATAAAAAGATGGAATATAACTTTACAATCTTGTTCTGCTACGAGGCATCTTTTATTCTGAATAAGAAGCTATAGTTGGGTACGCTTTATCAGCGGTTTAAGTTCTAATATAGTAAATCCAGCATCAACGGAATTTCATCTTCTGTTATCCCCATTTTAAGCAGGTAATTCATGTCTTTGTTGAACATTTCTAAGAAGAGTTCTTTATCTCCACTCATGTCTTTCGACCGGGAATAGAAATCTGCAGCCTTTTCAATGTTTCCGGATACCCAAGCTACATGTCCGGCATTCAGATAATCGACCGGTAGAGGCTTCGTTTCGATAACTTTATTATAATAGTTTGATGCTTGTTCAAGTTTACCGCTGACAAACGAACACCAACCGATTCCTCTCCATGCTTTTACGCAATTGCTTTCCATAAAATCGAGTTTGAAAAAATAATTCAAGGCTTCGTCATATTGTTGCAGTTCTGCCAGGCAGCTTCCGATATGGAAGACAATGCTGTGATTTTCCGGCATCGCTTGTTCGGCTTTCCTATAATATTCAAGAGCCTTATTGAAGTTTCTTGATAAACGGTAACAGGTTGCCAAATGCCGGTTAGTCCATACATTATCAGGTTTTATGGTGTCTGCCTTCAGATAAGCATTGATCGCTTCGTCCGGTTTCCTCTGTTTTTGGAAAGCATATCCCATTTTCTGATAAAACTCTGCTTGCGCACTGAATAAACCATTCATCTGTTCTATCTCTTTGTATAGATCAGTGGCTTCCGCCCAATGTTCTTTTTTCAAGTGATAGTCTGCTATTTGAGCAAGTTTATGTTCTTCGTTCAGAATATTTTTCAGAACAGGTATTTTGTACAGTTCAATTTTCTCTTTGTAGATATCTCTGAATTCATTTTTACGGTTATATAATTTGAAGAACCGGTAAAGGTCGTGCAAATATTGGTTGCTTACCGTAGCTGGGCGTTCGGAGAATTTTTTAAGAGTCTCAGCTTTTGATTGTTCGGCAAATTCTTCTGCTTGTTGTTCTGTCAACTGGCTGAAGATTATGTCTCGCTGAGATTGTGGAAACTGCAACATGGTGAAAAATAGTGAATACTTGTCACTGTTGCAGAAGAAGCCCGATTGTAAAATGAGATCCATGAGTGAATTTTTCTGACTGCCCTCTTTCCTTACTTGTTTGATGACATTCGATTGTTGTTTGTCGAATGGGTAGAACCAGTTGTGTGGTTCTTGAAAGAAAGGAAAGCGTTTTAACTGGGAGAATGTACTCATATATACATCTGCCCCTTCCAGTTGCAATTCGTTCATTTCTCGAAGCTTATCGCTTAATGGAGAATTCTCGAAAATATTACCCCAATCCGGGTTCCGGTCATCTTTTTCTTCATCCGATTCTTCAAATCCGAATTTCATGTTTCGCATTGAAGTCACGTTCTTCAGCATTTCCGGGATTATTTCTTCTCGCATCTTCCGATCTATTTTCTCGGTCTCCTGGCTTAGCAATATCTGTCGGTATACACGCATGAGGTCTTCATCGAAAGAAGTCTCTTCGTTGAGAAGTTCCAACCGGTTACTTAATTCCGGATATAATCCGAGCCGGTCACTATAGATATGAAATGTAAATATAACTCCTACAAGTGCCCGTTGACTTACCAATACGTTGCTTTGTTGATATGCATCAAGTAACCACATTAGTTTGCGTAAATCAAAACACTCCATGAGGCTTAAAGTCACTGAACTTGTGAAAAGGCAGAGATCATTTACCGGGAGCAATTCTGATTGCAGCATATCTTGGGCTTGCTTCTCATCTTCTACGTTCCAGTCGCAGTTCGACCAGGTTTGCAGGAACATATATTTTTGTGCATCTTCGTGGCGTTTCAACACATCGTCCAGATTTTGATCGGACAATAGGCCGCTTACTGCCAAATCGTCGTTGAAAGATTCCAGTACATGCATTAATGCTTCCGTTGTGTAAGGAGTTAGCTCTTGTGTGCGCCTTTTACGTATTTCGTGGTAGTATCTTGGTGAAACCTCATCAAGTAATAATATACGTACCTGATCGGCTATTTCCAAGGTATCTGTCAGTAGTTTTGAGTATAATTTTTTTCGTTCGGGATCGTGTATTCCTTGCTTCATGTACTGCAACATGTAGCTATAAGAAGTTTTTAGCTGTTCCAAGCGGTTTCGTAGTTCCCAGTCCTGGCATTGCCAAAGGAAAGATTCCAGTTGTGCCAATGCCTCTTTCAATCGTTTTTGTCCGATTAATTTGAGTATGGATATATATTGGTTATTAATTGCTTTTTCATTCATAACTCCAATGTATTAGTACTGTTTTTAATTAATAGTATAACAAAAATGATGCCATAAATCTTTCTTTTAGGATTTGTTATTGGTCGATGTGATGAAAGTAGTATCGACAAGATTCGTATTTTGCCGGTAATGCGGCAGATAACCTTTTTCTTTCAGCCATTCTTGTGCTTTACTTATATTAGAACTATCAGGGCGTGTGGCCATTGTGTAAGAGGGGAGGATGATCAATCCTGCTAATGTTTCGGGTATT encodes:
- a CDS encoding tetratricopeptide repeat protein: MNEKAINNQYISILKLIGQKRLKEALAQLESFLWQCQDWELRNRLEQLKTSYSYMLQYMKQGIHDPERKKLYSKLLTDTLEIADQVRILLLDEVSPRYYHEIRKRRTQELTPYTTEALMHVLESFNDDLAVSGLLSDQNLDDVLKRHEDAQKYMFLQTWSNCDWNVEDEKQAQDMLQSELLPVNDLCLFTSSVTLSLMECFDLRKLMWLLDAYQQSNVLVSQRALVGVIFTFHIYSDRLGLYPELSNRLELLNEETSFDEDLMRVYRQILLSQETEKIDRKMREEIIPEMLKNVTSMRNMKFGFEESDEEKDDRNPDWGNIFENSPLSDKLREMNELQLEGADVYMSTFSQLKRFPFFQEPHNWFYPFDKQQSNVIKQVRKEGSQKNSLMDLILQSGFFCNSDKYSLFFTMLQFPQSQRDIIFSQLTEQQAEEFAEQSKAETLKKFSERPATVSNQYLHDLYRFFKLYNRKNEFRDIYKEKIELYKIPVLKNILNEEHKLAQIADYHLKKEHWAEATDLYKEIEQMNGLFSAQAEFYQKMGYAFQKQRKPDEAINAYLKADTIKPDNVWTNRHLATCYRLSRNFNKALEYYRKAEQAMPENHSIVFHIGSCLAELQQYDEALNYFFKLDFMESNCVKAWRGIGWCSFVSGKLEQASNYYNKVIETKPLPVDYLNAGHVAWVSGNIEKAADFYSRSKDMSGDKELFLEMFNKDMNYLLKMGITEDEIPLMLDLLY